The following are from one region of the Thermofilum sp. genome:
- a CDS encoding Lrp/AsnC family transcriptional regulator, protein MTESAREIKLDHVDKKILELLQENAKMPYSQIAGQVGISEATVHLRIKKLVNAGIIKRFQAIVDSEKVGKRVTAIIAVVATPQKYTRVLQELEKMEDVYEIYDVTGEYSTILKVRVKSKEDLAKLIDRVGSIDGVESTKTMYVLRVIKEDYRVRID, encoded by the coding sequence ATGACGGAAAGCGCTCGAGAAATAAAACTAGACCACGTTGATAAGAAGATACTCGAGCTGCTTCAGGAGAATGCGAAAATGCCCTACTCGCAGATCGCTGGACAGGTAGGGATCTCAGAGGCTACGGTTCACCTTAGAATCAAGAAGCTAGTTAATGCGGGAATTATAAAGCGATTCCAAGCGATAGTCGACTCCGAGAAGGTCGGCAAGAGAGTGACAGCAATAATCGCTGTCGTTGCTACACCGCAGAAGTACACCCGTGTCCTTCAGGAGTTAGAAAAAATGGAGGATGTCTACGAGATCTACGACGTTACCGGTGAGTACTCTACTATTCTCAAGGTGCGCGTAAAAAGCAAGGAGGACCTCGCTAAGCTTATCGATAGAGTCGGAAGCATCGATGGCGTGGAAAGCACGAAAACCATGTACGTGTTAAGAGTAATAAAGGAAGATTACAGAGTCCGAATCGACTAG
- a CDS encoding PRC-barrel domain-containing protein, giving the protein MRGITLSEINDRKLLERIIGWEVYEKNGKLVGRLHKVFISKGTKQPLKVVIKKVKGGQIEISPERLRVDKGRVILIEEESDTFLRVVKRLEDISAELKKMKEEILKLDEQFIGGIMPWETFCEKRKMIEERRIFLKLEAYQLLEVLKYQAEQYGVALSDEDRKHLAHLLDILSADLPVIPLEKLLKIFAEAERARIPSLER; this is encoded by the coding sequence ATGAGAGGGATTACGCTGAGCGAAATAAATGATCGAAAGCTCCTTGAGAGGATTATAGGGTGGGAAGTCTACGAGAAGAACGGGAAGCTTGTGGGGAGACTTCATAAGGTGTTCATTTCCAAGGGGACGAAACAGCCCCTCAAGGTTGTAATAAAGAAAGTTAAAGGAGGCCAGATAGAGATCTCACCTGAGAGGCTTAGAGTGGACAAGGGCAGGGTAATTCTGATAGAGGAGGAGAGCGATACTTTTCTCAGGGTAGTAAAGCGCTTAGAGGATATTTCTGCCGAGCTTAAAAAGATGAAGGAGGAGATCCTTAAGCTGGACGAGCAGTTTATCGGCGGTATCATGCCCTGGGAGACTTTTTGCGAGAAAAGGAAGATGATCGAGGAGAGGAGGATCTTTCTAAAACTCGAGGCTTACCAGCTACTAGAAGTTTTAAAGTATCAAGCGGAGCAGTACGGCGTAGCACTGTCCGATGAGGATAGGAAGCACCTAGCACATCTGCTGGATATTTTATCTGCAGACCTGCCTGTAATTCCGCTAGAAAAGCTGCTGAAAATATTTGCTGAAGCTGAAAGAGCAAGAATACCGTCTCTTGAGAGGTAG